Proteins from a genomic interval of Phaenicophaeus curvirostris isolate KB17595 unplaced genomic scaffold, BPBGC_Pcur_1.0 scaffold_59, whole genome shotgun sequence:
- the LCMT2 gene encoding tRNA wybutosine-synthesizing protein 4 isoform X1, whose protein sequence is MGRARGSAVRGTGGSSAVSKASAAARGYVHDRFLGLLAGPGRRRAPLVHRGYYIRARAVDHGVQDFLLKTQSHPRTQILSLGAGFDSLFFRLKDLGLLPRAVVFEVDFPEVARQKAAQIRRNEELSALVGDDGREGSGSVAVSGEGFRLLGVDLSELPRLDEALEEAGLDPGIPTLFLAEVVLTYMETTRSDALIQWAAERFSQASFLLYEQMHPGDPFGLVMQQHFKQLNSALRSLGTYPDREAQQRRFLSQGWTECSILDMNEFFTLCTPEEEQQRVEALEPFDEYEEWHLKCSHYFILAASKGMEPPWTPFLAGMTASPREGPTRVAGRVPAAPCPSNSDTLGLRRYGHRSVLLKPNVVLTTGGFGEEDGQHGRVRTFHLLEKVEGGWRANSVRHEKPEMRWGERLYHSVSHLGDNLVLLVGGRRSPSSAGLGMVRMKLPGTSDPWDPSEVALEPVNLEPPSPRWRHSATQVTFQGKRLLFLYGGRSATEPVLGDWCFLTLPELSCAAVPVEGPMPERRHSHGACSWAGGALITGGLGAAEKPLGSIFFLKKLEDGFRWRPIQTHPPLVPRYSHTAHVHDGKLLLVGGVWLCSSSVPGVTVVDLQTGLCLDYAVDVERLEWPLMLHNHSSVFLPEEKELLVLGGGGNCFSFGTHLNPEPVVLNLKSIFSAP, encoded by the exons ATGGGCCGCGCGCGCGGCTCCGCT GTCCGGGGCACGGGCGGCAGCAGCGCGGTCAGCAAGGCCTCGGCGGCCGCCAGGGGCTACGTCCACGACCGCTTCCTGGGGCTCCTGGCGGGTCCTGGGAGACGCCGGGCACCCCTCGTCCACCG GGGTTATTACATCCGCGCTCGCGCCGTGGATCACGGCGTCCAAGACTTCTTGCTGAAGACCCAAAGCCACCCGAGGACCCAG ATCCTGTCTCTGGGCGCTGGCTTCGACTCCTTGTTCTTCCGTTTGAAGGACTTGGGGCTTCTACCTCGCGCCGTGGTCTTCGAGGTGGATTTCCCCGAGGTGGCGCGTCAGAAAGCTGCTCAGATCAGGAGAAACGAGGAGTTGTCGGCGCTGGTGGGAGACGATGGACGGGAAGGGTCAG gaTCCGTTGCCGTGTCCGGCGAGGGTTTCCGGCTCCTGGGGGTGGATTTATCGGAGCTGCCCCGGCTGGACGAGGCCCTGGAGGAAGCGGGACTGGACCCTGGGATCCCCACCCTCTTCCTGGCCGAGGTTGTCCTCACCTACATGGAAACCACCAG GTCGGACGCCCTGATCCAATGGGCAGCAGAGCGTTTCTCCCaggcttccttcctcctctacGAGCAGATGCACCCAGGAGATCCCTTTGGCCTCGTCATGCAGCAACATTTCAAGCAGCTCAACTCCGCTCTTCGATCCTTGGGGACGTACCCGGATCGTGAAGCTCAGCAGAGACGCTTCCTCAGCCAG GGCTGGACCGAGTGCAGCATCTTGGACATGAACGAGTTCTTCACCCTCTGCACCCCAgaagaagaacaacaaagagTTGAGGCGCTGGAGCCCTTCGATGAGTACGAG GAATGGCACCTGAAATGTTCTCACTACTTCATCTTGGCTGCGTCGAAGGGGATGGAACCTCCTTGGACGCCGTTCTTGGCCGGGATGACGG cttctcctcgCGAGGGTCCCACCAGGGTGGCTGGAAGGGTCCCCGCGGCTCCGTGTCCCTCCAACTCCGACACCCTTGGCTTGAGACGCTACGGCCACCGCTCGGTTCTCCTGAAACCCAACGTGGTCCTCACCACAGGAGGTTTCGGAGAGGAGGACGGACAACACGGCCGCGTGAGGACGTTCCACCtgctggagaaggtggagggCGGGTGGAGAGCGAACAGCGTGAGACACGAGAAGCCGGAGATGAGATGGG GTGAACGTTTGTACCACTCCGTGTCCCACCTCGGGGACAACCTGGTGCTGCTGGTTGGAGGCCGCAGGTCCCCCTCGAGCGCCGGCCTGGGGATGGTTCGGATGAAGCTCCCggggacctcagacccctgGGACCCGTCCGAGGTGGCTTTGGAGCCTGTGAACCTGGAGCCACCTTCTCCACGTTGGAGACACAGCGCGACCCAAGTGACCTTCCAAG GGAAGAGGCTCCTGTTCCTCTACGGTGGCCGCTCCGCTACGGAGCCCGTGTTGGGCGACTGGTGTTTCCTGACCCTTCCAGAACTTTCCTGCGCTGCG GTCCCCGTGGAGGGTCCGATGCCCGAACGGCGTCACTCGCACGGCGCCTGCTCCTGGGCAGGAGGAGCTCTGATCACAGGAGGTCTTGGAGCAGCCGAGAAGCCCTTGGgttccattttcttcctgaagaagCTTGAAGATGGTTTTCGGTGGCGACCAATCCAGACGCACCCTCCTCTGGTGCCCAG ATATTCCCACACGGCCCACGTGCACGATGGGAAACTTCTCCTCGTTGGAGGAGTTTGGCTCTGTTCCTCCTCGGTGCCGGGTGTCACCGTCGTCGACCTCCAGACCGGGCTCTGCTTGGACTACGCGGTCGACGTG
- the LCMT2 gene encoding tRNA wybutosine-synthesizing protein 4 isoform X2 — protein MGRARGSAVRGTGGSSAVSKASAAARGYVHDRFLGLLAGPGRRRAPLVHRGYYIRARAVDHGVQDFLLKTQSHPRTQILSLGAGFDSLFFRLKDLGLLPRAVVFEVDFPEVARQKAAQIRRNEELSALVGDDGREGSGSVAVSGEGFRLLGVDLSELPRLDEALEEAGLDPGIPTLFLAEVVLTYMETTRSDALIQWAAERFSQASFLLYEQMHPGDPFGLVMQQHFKQLNSALRSLGTYPDREAQQRRFLSQGWTECSILDMNEFFTLCTPEEEQQRVEALEPFDEYEEWHLKCSHYFILAASKGMEPPWTPFLAGMTASPREGPTRVAGRVPAAPCPSNSDTLGLRRYGHRSVLLKPNVVLTTGGFGEEDGQHGRVRTFHLLEKVEGGWRANSVRHEKPEMRWGERLYHSVSHLGDNLVLLVGGRRSPSSAGLGMVRMKLPGTSDPWDPSEVALEPVNLEPPSPRWRHSATQVTFQGKRLLFLYGGRSATEPVLGDWCFLTLPELSCAAVPVEGPMPERRHSHGACSWAGGALITGGLGAAEKPLGSIFFLKKLEDGFRWRPIQTHPPLVPRPGEENELLGGNWLDGGSESGGRWS, from the exons ATGGGCCGCGCGCGCGGCTCCGCT GTCCGGGGCACGGGCGGCAGCAGCGCGGTCAGCAAGGCCTCGGCGGCCGCCAGGGGCTACGTCCACGACCGCTTCCTGGGGCTCCTGGCGGGTCCTGGGAGACGCCGGGCACCCCTCGTCCACCG GGGTTATTACATCCGCGCTCGCGCCGTGGATCACGGCGTCCAAGACTTCTTGCTGAAGACCCAAAGCCACCCGAGGACCCAG ATCCTGTCTCTGGGCGCTGGCTTCGACTCCTTGTTCTTCCGTTTGAAGGACTTGGGGCTTCTACCTCGCGCCGTGGTCTTCGAGGTGGATTTCCCCGAGGTGGCGCGTCAGAAAGCTGCTCAGATCAGGAGAAACGAGGAGTTGTCGGCGCTGGTGGGAGACGATGGACGGGAAGGGTCAG gaTCCGTTGCCGTGTCCGGCGAGGGTTTCCGGCTCCTGGGGGTGGATTTATCGGAGCTGCCCCGGCTGGACGAGGCCCTGGAGGAAGCGGGACTGGACCCTGGGATCCCCACCCTCTTCCTGGCCGAGGTTGTCCTCACCTACATGGAAACCACCAG GTCGGACGCCCTGATCCAATGGGCAGCAGAGCGTTTCTCCCaggcttccttcctcctctacGAGCAGATGCACCCAGGAGATCCCTTTGGCCTCGTCATGCAGCAACATTTCAAGCAGCTCAACTCCGCTCTTCGATCCTTGGGGACGTACCCGGATCGTGAAGCTCAGCAGAGACGCTTCCTCAGCCAG GGCTGGACCGAGTGCAGCATCTTGGACATGAACGAGTTCTTCACCCTCTGCACCCCAgaagaagaacaacaaagagTTGAGGCGCTGGAGCCCTTCGATGAGTACGAG GAATGGCACCTGAAATGTTCTCACTACTTCATCTTGGCTGCGTCGAAGGGGATGGAACCTCCTTGGACGCCGTTCTTGGCCGGGATGACGG cttctcctcgCGAGGGTCCCACCAGGGTGGCTGGAAGGGTCCCCGCGGCTCCGTGTCCCTCCAACTCCGACACCCTTGGCTTGAGACGCTACGGCCACCGCTCGGTTCTCCTGAAACCCAACGTGGTCCTCACCACAGGAGGTTTCGGAGAGGAGGACGGACAACACGGCCGCGTGAGGACGTTCCACCtgctggagaaggtggagggCGGGTGGAGAGCGAACAGCGTGAGACACGAGAAGCCGGAGATGAGATGGG GTGAACGTTTGTACCACTCCGTGTCCCACCTCGGGGACAACCTGGTGCTGCTGGTTGGAGGCCGCAGGTCCCCCTCGAGCGCCGGCCTGGGGATGGTTCGGATGAAGCTCCCggggacctcagacccctgGGACCCGTCCGAGGTGGCTTTGGAGCCTGTGAACCTGGAGCCACCTTCTCCACGTTGGAGACACAGCGCGACCCAAGTGACCTTCCAAG GGAAGAGGCTCCTGTTCCTCTACGGTGGCCGCTCCGCTACGGAGCCCGTGTTGGGCGACTGGTGTTTCCTGACCCTTCCAGAACTTTCCTGCGCTGCG GTCCCCGTGGAGGGTCCGATGCCCGAACGGCGTCACTCGCACGGCGCCTGCTCCTGGGCAGGAGGAGCTCTGATCACAGGAGGTCTTGGAGCAGCCGAGAAGCCCTTGGgttccattttcttcctgaagaagCTTGAAGATGGTTTTCGGTGGCGACCAATCCAGACGCACCCTCCTCTGGTGCCCAG GCCTGGAGAGGAGAACGAGCTCCTGGGtggaaactggttggatggaggctcagagagtggtgggagatggagttaa